One part of the Ornithodoros turicata isolate Travis chromosome 2, ASM3712646v1, whole genome shotgun sequence genome encodes these proteins:
- the LOC135383605 gene encoding uncharacterized protein LOC135383605, producing MWVCAALLQLVGMYFVYVKFLLDDVKKVTLSTYIKDFEPLDVNDYNADHVYSCFWGGDEKTRGGYYDAKILYMAESKQEMDCYLDADKRNRSTKTVPSKTGRKPREKEVSAKKRKEEARRVAESDLLVDLEDPESSKEYVEEYRDQLKALRQENQILKDLNYKLQEALCSKLLSEGAGPGLKQEPRVLQGVIAIDDDVETSTSSQSSSWKTYTVMTATPVTTPDGTPGTLCDLLENVDNGNRAVTTPPPLSPPPPLSPLPPLSTPPPLSTPPTPSTPPTPSTLPTPSTLLSSKDSTPSAVDHTQQAGASRTGTLALSVGAEENGLVHAGHNIWLDKTVWEKLMSSSKDSLFVKDSAVAIWSTEQLARRSVTGKLSNRHTAEGKTAQSPLTPQKLKAIHCMFDYYARMNGAGNEDIKKRSKSIRRYLSEKMCQLRR from the exons ATGTGGGTTTGCGCTGCTCTATTGCAGCTAGTTGGGATGTATTTTGTGTATGTTAAGTTTCTTCTGGATGACGTGAAGAAGGTGACACTATCGACATATATAAAAGACTTCGAACCCCTAGATGTCAACGACTACAACGCAGATCATGTGTACAGTTGTTTCTGGGGTGGCGATGAGAAGACGCGCGGAGGATACTACGACGCGAAGATCTTGTACATGGCAG AATCAAAACAAGAAATGGACTGTTACTTAGATGCGGACAAGCGCAACAGGTCAACGAAGACTGTGCCGTCCAAGACAGGGAGGAAACCGAGAGAAAAAGAA GTAtctgcaaagaaaagaaaagaagaagcacGGAGGGTAGCAGAAAGTGACCTGCTCGTCGATTTAGAAGACCCTGAATCTTCGAAGGAGTACGTGGAAGAGTACCGTGATCAGCTGAAGGCATTGCGGCAGGAGAACCAAATTCTGAAGGATCTGAACTACAAGCTGCAGGAGGCGCTGTGCAGTAAACTCTTATCGGAGG GTGCTGGGCCAGGATTGAAGCAGGAGCCACGCGTTCTCCAAGGTGTTATTGCCATAGATGATGACGTTGAAACTA GTACTTCCAGTCAATCCTCATCCTGGAAGACTTACACTGTGATGACTGCAACACCAGTAACCACTCCGGACGGGACACCTGGGACCTTGTGTGACTTGTTGGAGAACGTTGACAATGGCAACCGTGCCGTTACAACCCCACCCCCATTGTCGCCCCCGCCCCCATTGTCGCCCCTGCCCCCATTGTCGACCCCGCCCCCATTGTCGACCCCGCCCACACCGTCGACCCCGCCCACACCGTCGACCCTGCCCACACCATCGACCCTACTGTCAAGCAAGGACAGCACCCCATCGGCAGTAGATCACACACAGCAAGCAGGGGCTTCTCGTACTGGCACACTAGCACTTTCAGTTGGAGCAGAGGAAAATGGGCTG GTCCATGCAGGCCACAACATTTGGCTGGACAAGACTGTCTGGGAGAAACTTATGTCTTCGTCAAAGGACTCGCTCTTTGTAAAGGACAGTGCTGTGGCCATTTGGTCGACCGAGCAATTAGCACGCCGCAGCGTGACTGGAAAGCTGTCCAACAGGCACACTGCAGAAGGCAAGACAGCACAGAGCCCCCTGACACCTCAGAAGCTGAAAGCCATTCACT